The proteins below come from a single Burkholderia sp. PAMC 26561 genomic window:
- the ggt gene encoding gamma-glutamyltransferase: MGFVESTPAYAKVAQQPVVLTASAVAVADKFAADAAEQIFKQGGNAVDAAVAVAFTLAVTYPEAGNLGGGGFMTLYVDHRPYFLDYRERAPIAATKNMYLDDKGEVIKGMSLYGHRAVGVPGTVSGMWEAQKRFGKLKWKQVVAPAIKYAQDGFEVSDQLQERKDAASKEFAGKTNFDSYFGTLNKGVNFKQPELAATLQRIADKGAKGFYEGQTASLIADSMRGHGLITEQDLKEYKAVWRTPVLASWNGYRIITAPPPSSGGIGLVQLLKMKADLKDKYANVPLNSAQYIHLTAEIEKRVFADRAQYLGDPDFYKVPIAQLINDDYILKRASEVNPDTPSDTKSVVPGLGTTMPEKAETTHFSIVDKWGNAVSNTYTINGYFGAGVIADGTGVVLNDEMDDFSSKPGVANMFGVVGSDANAIEPRKRPLSSMSPTILTKDDQVAMVIGTPGGSRIFTSIFQVINNVYDFSMPLPEAVAAMRWHHQLLPPNTIFWEPYKPIDGDLAKELEAKGYTLQKQGFNGDIQAIEINDKTPEPVADPRGRGVTRVIQ, from the coding sequence ATGGGATTTGTCGAAAGCACGCCGGCATACGCCAAGGTTGCACAGCAACCGGTGGTGCTGACGGCGTCGGCTGTTGCTGTCGCGGACAAGTTCGCCGCTGATGCCGCCGAGCAGATCTTCAAACAAGGCGGCAACGCGGTCGACGCCGCCGTTGCCGTCGCCTTCACGCTGGCGGTGACGTATCCGGAAGCAGGCAATCTCGGCGGCGGCGGTTTCATGACGCTGTACGTGGATCATCGTCCGTACTTCCTCGATTATCGTGAGCGCGCGCCGATCGCGGCCACGAAGAACATGTATCTCGACGACAAAGGCGAAGTCATCAAAGGCATGAGCCTTTACGGACATCGCGCGGTCGGCGTGCCGGGCACGGTCTCGGGCATGTGGGAAGCGCAAAAGCGCTTTGGCAAGCTGAAGTGGAAGCAAGTGGTCGCGCCCGCGATCAAGTACGCGCAGGACGGCTTCGAAGTCAGCGACCAGTTGCAGGAACGCAAGGACGCGGCATCGAAGGAATTTGCAGGCAAGACGAACTTCGACAGTTACTTCGGAACCCTGAATAAAGGCGTGAACTTCAAGCAGCCGGAACTGGCTGCCACGTTGCAGCGCATTGCGGACAAGGGCGCGAAGGGCTTTTATGAAGGTCAGACCGCAAGCCTGATTGCCGACTCCATGCGTGGCCACGGCCTCATCACGGAACAGGATCTGAAAGAGTACAAGGCGGTCTGGCGCACGCCGGTTCTCGCAAGCTGGAACGGCTACCGGATCATCACCGCGCCGCCTCCGAGTTCGGGTGGCATCGGTCTCGTCCAGTTGCTCAAGATGAAGGCCGATCTCAAGGACAAGTACGCAAACGTTCCGCTGAATTCGGCGCAATACATCCACCTGACGGCGGAGATCGAGAAACGCGTCTTTGCCGATCGTGCGCAGTATCTCGGCGATCCTGATTTCTACAAGGTGCCGATCGCGCAACTCATCAACGACGACTACATCCTGAAGCGTGCATCCGAAGTGAATCCGGACACGCCGTCAGACACGAAGAGTGTTGTTCCGGGCCTGGGCACCACAATGCCCGAGAAAGCCGAGACCACGCACTTTTCGATCGTGGACAAATGGGGCAACGCGGTATCGAATACGTACACCATCAACGGTTATTTCGGCGCGGGTGTAATTGCCGACGGTACGGGTGTGGTGCTCAACGACGAGATGGATGACTTCTCCTCGAAACCGGGTGTTGCAAACATGTTCGGCGTGGTCGGCAGCGATGCCAACGCAATCGAACCGCGCAAGCGTCCGCTCTCCTCCATGTCGCCCACGATCCTGACGAAGGACGATCAGGTCGCAATGGTGATCGGCACGCCGGGCGGCTCGCGCATCTTCACCTCGATCTTTCAGGTGATCAACAACGTGTACGACTTCTCAATGCCGCTGCCCGAGGCCGTCGCCGCGATGCGCTGGCATCACCAGTTGCTGCCGCCGAACACGATCTTCTGGGAGCCGTACAAGCCTATCGACGGTGATCTGGCGAAGGAGCTCGAAGCGAAGGGTTATACGCTGCAGAAGCAAGGTTTCAACGGAGACATCCAGGCCATCGAGATCAACGATAAAACGCCTGAACCCGTCGCCGATCCCCGCGGCCGCGGCGTGACGCGCGTGATCCAGTAA
- a CDS encoding NCS2 family permease — MMEPHAQPLRGIDIQQDESPSAHGRTQDETQSKTQGGAIDRYFQISARGSTQRREVIAGITTFLAMVYSVFVVPAMLGKAGFDTRAVFVAVCLTTAFGSLLMGVWARLPIAIGCAISLTAFTAFGLVLGKGLSPSVALGAVFLMGVTFTAISVTGVRSWILRNLPAGVAHGTGIGIGLFLLLIASNDVGLIVKNPGAGMPISLGHITAFPVLMSVFGLAAILGLERRRVPGGILIVVIGLSVLGLAFDPSVHYTGVFAVPSLSAPGHASLIGAMDIRGALSMAVLPSVLALVMTAVFDATGTIRAVAGQAGQIDENGRIVNGGRALTADSVSSIVAACLGGAPAAAYIESTVGVAAGAKSGLAAATVGLLFLAVMFFSPIAGLVPSYATAPALMYVGLLMLSSVSKLHMDDLVDAMSGLVCAVFIVLSANIVTGIMLGFCTLVIGRVIAGEYRKLNVGTVVIAAVLAAFYLGGWAI, encoded by the coding sequence ATGATGGAACCCCACGCCCAGCCGCTTCGCGGCATCGATATTCAACAGGACGAATCCCCGTCCGCTCACGGCCGAACTCAAGACGAGACGCAAAGCAAAACGCAAGGCGGCGCAATCGACCGCTATTTCCAGATCAGCGCACGCGGCAGCACGCAGCGGCGCGAAGTGATCGCCGGCATTACCACGTTTCTCGCGATGGTTTATTCCGTCTTCGTCGTCCCCGCCATGCTCGGAAAAGCCGGATTCGATACCCGCGCCGTCTTCGTCGCCGTCTGCCTCACGACCGCCTTCGGTTCGCTGCTGATGGGCGTCTGGGCACGCCTGCCGATCGCAATCGGCTGCGCAATCTCGCTGACCGCCTTCACCGCATTCGGGCTTGTGCTGGGCAAAGGGCTCTCGCCATCCGTGGCGCTCGGCGCCGTATTCCTGATGGGTGTCACCTTTACGGCGATTTCCGTGACCGGCGTGCGTTCGTGGATCTTGCGTAACCTGCCGGCCGGGGTCGCTCATGGGACGGGCATAGGAATTGGCTTGTTCCTGCTGCTGATTGCATCGAACGATGTCGGGCTGATCGTGAAGAACCCGGGCGCGGGCATGCCCATATCCCTCGGCCATATCACTGCGTTTCCGGTGCTGATGTCCGTGTTCGGGCTGGCTGCGATTCTCGGCCTGGAGCGGCGCCGTGTGCCCGGCGGGATTCTGATCGTGGTGATCGGCTTGTCCGTGCTGGGTCTCGCCTTCGATCCGTCCGTTCACTACACGGGGGTATTCGCGGTGCCGTCGCTGAGCGCGCCGGGCCATGCCTCGTTGATTGGGGCAATGGATATTCGTGGCGCGCTTTCCATGGCCGTGCTGCCGAGCGTTCTTGCACTCGTGATGACCGCAGTCTTCGATGCCACCGGCACCATTCGCGCAGTCGCGGGCCAGGCGGGTCAGATCGATGAAAACGGCCGAATTGTGAATGGCGGACGCGCATTGACAGCGGATTCGGTGAGCTCGATCGTGGCCGCTTGCCTGGGCGGTGCGCCGGCTGCGGCTTATATTGAATCGACGGTAGGTGTAGCGGCGGGCGCGAAGTCGGGCCTGGCTGCCGCGACCGTGGGCCTGCTGTTCCTGGCCGTGATGTTCTTCTCGCCGATCGCAGGCCTTGTGCCTTCGTATGCGACGGCGCCGGCGCTGATGTACGTCGGTTTGCTGATGCTTTCAAGCGTGAGCAAACTGCACATGGACGATCTCGTCGATGCCATGTCCGGCTTGGTCTGCGCAGTGTTTATCGTGCTTTCGGCGAACATTGTCACCGGCATCATGCTCGGCTTCTGCACGCTCGTGATCGGACGCGTGATTGCGGGTGAATACCGCAAGCTGAACGTGGGTACGGTCGTGATTGCAGCCGTACTCGCCGCGTTTTATCTCGGCGGCTGGGCGATCTGA